Proteins co-encoded in one Spirosoma endbachense genomic window:
- a CDS encoding RidA family protein — protein MKINYLLVALFVFAFVNYSHGQTPEQTLTKMGIELFVPTKSAGNYVKAVRSGNLVFLAGHVSTRADGTGITGKLGKDLTVDQGYEAARTTTISLLSTLKAELGELALVRRIVKVTGFVNSTPDFTDQPKVINGCSDLLVALFGDKGKHARSAVGMAALPSNYAVEIEMIVEIERQ, from the coding sequence ATGAAAATCAACTACTTACTCGTCGCTCTGTTCGTATTCGCCTTTGTCAATTACTCACACGGGCAAACGCCCGAACAGACGCTGACGAAAATGGGCATCGAGTTATTTGTACCAACCAAATCGGCTGGTAATTACGTTAAAGCGGTGCGGTCGGGCAATCTGGTATTTCTGGCGGGGCACGTATCGACCCGCGCCGACGGGACAGGAATCACGGGTAAGCTTGGCAAAGACCTGACTGTCGATCAAGGGTATGAAGCCGCCAGAACGACAACCATTTCGCTCCTCTCTACGCTTAAAGCCGAACTGGGAGAGCTTGCACTTGTCAGGCGTATTGTGAAAGTTACCGGATTTGTCAACTCAACGCCCGACTTCACCGATCAGCCCAAAGTCATCAATGGCTGTTCTGATTTGCTGGTGGCCCTTTTTGGCGATAAAGGAAAACATGCCCGCTCAGCTGTTGGCATGGCCGCATTACCATCAAACTATGCCGTTGAGATTGAAAT
- a CDS encoding GNAT family N-acetyltransferase yields MNHALISTATEQDIAALNQLVNSAYRGDSSRKGWTTEADLLGGIRTDEEGLKTMLLNPAATVLKYEEDNQLLGCVYLERKDTGTKYSDLYLGMLTVSPDAQAKGIGRKLLEAAEQLAVKQQCRVVTMTVITIRHELIAWYQRRGYQPTGEMKPFPTDPRFGHPRQQLEFMVMEKRMPSQNI; encoded by the coding sequence ATGAACCATGCGCTTATTTCTACGGCTACCGAACAGGACATTGCTGCATTAAACCAACTGGTCAATAGTGCCTACCGGGGCGACAGCTCCCGCAAAGGATGGACGACGGAAGCTGATCTGCTTGGCGGCATTCGAACCGATGAAGAAGGACTGAAAACCATGTTGCTGAATCCAGCGGCAACTGTCCTGAAATATGAAGAGGATAACCAGTTGCTGGGATGTGTCTATCTGGAGCGAAAAGATACAGGCACGAAATATTCCGATCTATATCTGGGTATGTTGACCGTCTCGCCTGATGCGCAGGCCAAAGGGATTGGCCGGAAACTGCTGGAAGCTGCCGAACAACTGGCTGTTAAGCAGCAATGCCGGGTTGTGACGATGACGGTTATCACCATCAGACACGAACTGATTGCCTGGTATCAACGACGCGGTTACCAACCAACCGGTGAAATGAAGCCATTTCCTACTGATCCTCGTTTTGGCCATCCCAGGCAACAACTTGAGTTTATGGTCATGGAAAAACGAATGCCCAGTCAGAACATATAA